In Erythrobacter litoralis HTCC2594, a single genomic region encodes these proteins:
- a CDS encoding transglutaminase family protein — translation MRLSVRHTTNYTFTEPPVHGLQRLRLTPKSTQGQEVLDWTMRFENASQELEYEDQHSNTVTLISVQPDAKHVAVECIGTVETDDKLGVIGKHSGHLPLWCFMGQTRLTRPGPKLRAFLRDIDHSGENKLDFLHRLSDAIRDEVDYTIGSTGVGTTAEEAVERAQGVCQDHAHIFIGAAREVDIPARYVSGYLMMTDRVDQDATHAWAEAYIEELGWVGFDISNGISPDPKYIRVATGRDYRDAAPITGMSLGGQSDGMSVDVAVEQQTTEQ, via the coding sequence ATGCGCCTTTCAGTACGCCATACCACCAACTACACCTTTACCGAACCGCCGGTACACGGGCTGCAGCGCCTGCGATTGACGCCCAAGTCGACGCAGGGGCAGGAAGTGCTCGACTGGACGATGCGGTTCGAAAATGCGTCGCAGGAACTCGAATACGAGGATCAGCACAGCAACACAGTAACGCTGATATCGGTGCAGCCCGACGCCAAGCATGTCGCAGTCGAATGTATCGGCACGGTCGAAACCGACGACAAGCTGGGCGTGATCGGCAAGCATTCAGGACATCTGCCGCTGTGGTGCTTCATGGGGCAGACGCGGCTTACCCGCCCGGGTCCAAAGCTGCGAGCCTTTCTGCGCGACATCGATCATTCGGGCGAGAACAAACTCGATTTTCTGCACCGCCTGTCCGATGCGATCAGGGACGAAGTCGACTACACGATCGGTTCGACCGGCGTCGGCACCACAGCGGAGGAAGCGGTCGAACGGGCCCAGGGCGTATGCCAGGACCACGCGCATATCTTTATCGGGGCCGCACGCGAGGTCGACATACCGGCGCGCTATGTGAGCGGCTATCTGATGATGACCGACCGCGTCGACCAGGATGCGACCCATGCGTGGGCCGAGGCATATATCGAGGAATTGGGATGGGTAGGCTTCGATATCTCCAACGGCATCAGCCCCGATCCGAAATATATCCGGGTCGCCACCGGCCGCGACTATCGCGACGCGGCCCCGATCACCGGAATGAGCCTGGGCGGCCAGAGCGACGGCATGTCTGTGGATGTGGCCGTCGAACAGCAGACAACCGAGCAATAG
- a CDS encoding alpha-E domain-containing protein produces MLGRTANSLFWTFRYLERAENTARLLDAGIRMALTRDLATAEGEWRSVIETAGRRSAFEEHHGTYTGIQAWNFILRDKHNPMDVMDMFDGLRSNARTARIAISSDLWDAINDSWMLMKEMLAKPVGQRAIGDVITAIRRAGTQIHGAMEVSKLRDAGYHFARAGTFIERADSTARILDIKYYLLLPSLSYVGSSLDTGQWESVLRSVSGDRAFRWLHAGQIDARGIVDFLVLDNRFPRSLAFCHSELREELRCLARFHEHEGTSNELMREADMRLADLSVEDIFDQGLHQFLLDFMSANAKIAEAIGEDYRFHA; encoded by the coding sequence ATGCTAGGCCGGACAGCCAACAGCCTGTTCTGGACGTTCCGCTATCTCGAGCGGGCGGAGAACACTGCGCGGCTGCTGGATGCCGGGATACGGATGGCACTGACCCGCGATCTCGCCACTGCCGAAGGGGAATGGCGATCGGTTATCGAGACGGCGGGGCGCCGTTCCGCTTTCGAAGAGCATCATGGCACCTATACCGGCATCCAAGCCTGGAACTTCATCTTGCGCGACAAGCACAACCCGATGGACGTGATGGACATGTTCGACGGTCTTCGCAGCAATGCCCGGACGGCGCGCATCGCGATCAGCAGTGACCTGTGGGATGCGATCAATGATAGCTGGATGCTGATGAAGGAGATGCTGGCGAAACCTGTCGGTCAGCGCGCAATCGGCGATGTCATCACGGCCATCCGCCGGGCCGGTACGCAAATCCATGGTGCGATGGAGGTCTCCAAATTACGCGATGCGGGCTATCATTTTGCTCGCGCCGGGACCTTTATCGAGCGCGCGGACAGCACCGCACGTATTCTCGACATAAAATATTACCTGTTGCTACCCTCGCTTTCGTATGTCGGCTCGAGCCTCGACACCGGTCAGTGGGAAAGCGTGCTGCGCTCGGTCTCCGGCGACCGCGCCTTTCGCTGGCTGCATGCGGGACAGATCGATGCGCGCGGCATCGTCGATTTTCTCGTATTGGATAACCGCTTTCCGCGCAGCCTCGCGTTCTGCCACAGCGAACTGCGCGAAGAACTGCGATGCCTGGCGCGCTTTCACGAGCACGAAGGCACATCCAACGAACTGATGCGTGAGGCCGACATGCGCCTCGCCGATTTGTCGGTCGAAGATATCTTCGACCAGGGCCTCCACCAATTCCTGCTCGATTTCATGAGCGCCAACGCCAAGATCGCCGAAGCAATCGGCGAAGATTATCGGTTCCACGCCTGA
- a CDS encoding circularly permuted type 2 ATP-grasp protein, whose product MSGPGQNFDERSEADGEIRDAYRDYDAWFQAQDTKWLLRKHDDAETAFRRTGITFNVYGEDEAEERLIPFDMVPRIITSPEWRRLSRGIEQRVSALNAFLHDLYHRQEIIRAGRIPERLFRNNEAWLPEMVGCTPPGGVYTHIVGIDLVRTGPDEFFVLEDNARTPSGVSYMLENRETMMAMFPELFTQVPVESVSTYPRRLARSLAACAPEGTSGKPTVAVLTPGIYNSAYFEHAFLADQMGAELVEGSDLRVIDGRVQMRCTTGYRPVDVLYRRVDDDYLDPLTFNPDSMLGVPGIMDVYRAGRITIANAPGTGICDDKAIYSFMPEIVEFYTGEKPLLPNVETWRCADPESLKYVLDNLDDLVVKEVHGSGGYGMLIGPTASKKEIREFRTKLEARPENYIAQPTLSLSTCPIFTKKGLAPRHVDLRPFVLVNPDGIDITPGGLTRVALKEGSLVVNSSQGGGTKDTWVLKE is encoded by the coding sequence ATGTCCGGACCGGGCCAGAATTTCGATGAACGCAGCGAGGCAGACGGAGAGATCCGTGACGCCTACCGCGACTATGACGCGTGGTTTCAGGCACAGGACACCAAATGGCTTCTGCGCAAGCACGATGATGCGGAAACCGCGTTTCGCCGTACCGGCATTACCTTCAACGTCTATGGTGAAGACGAGGCCGAGGAACGGCTGATCCCGTTCGATATGGTCCCGAGAATCATTACCTCGCCCGAATGGCGACGATTGAGCCGCGGGATCGAACAACGCGTCAGTGCGCTCAACGCCTTCCTTCACGACCTTTATCACCGGCAGGAAATCATCCGCGCCGGGCGCATCCCCGAACGCCTGTTTCGCAACAACGAGGCTTGGCTGCCCGAGATGGTAGGCTGCACGCCCCCGGGCGGCGTTTACACGCATATTGTCGGCATCGACCTTGTCCGCACCGGGCCGGACGAATTTTTCGTGCTGGAAGACAATGCCCGCACGCCCTCCGGCGTCTCCTACATGCTGGAGAACCGCGAGACGATGATGGCGATGTTCCCGGAACTGTTTACGCAGGTTCCGGTCGAGAGTGTCTCCACCTATCCGCGCCGCCTTGCGCGCAGCCTTGCGGCTTGTGCGCCGGAGGGGACATCCGGCAAGCCGACCGTCGCGGTCCTCACGCCCGGCATCTACAACAGCGCATATTTCGAACATGCGTTTCTTGCCGACCAGATGGGTGCGGAACTGGTCGAGGGCAGCGATCTGCGAGTGATCGACGGTAGGGTGCAAATGCGCTGCACCACGGGCTACCGGCCGGTCGATGTTCTTTATCGCCGTGTCGACGATGACTATCTCGATCCCCTTACCTTCAACCCGGACAGCATGCTCGGCGTGCCGGGCATTATGGATGTCTATCGCGCAGGGCGTATAACCATCGCCAACGCGCCGGGCACGGGAATTTGCGACGACAAGGCGATCTATTCCTTCATGCCCGAGATCGTCGAATTCTACACTGGCGAGAAGCCGCTGCTACCCAATGTCGAGACCTGGCGCTGCGCCGATCCGGAAAGCCTGAAGTACGTCCTCGACAATCTCGACGACCTTGTGGTGAAGGAGGTTCACGGATCGGGCGGCTATGGGATGCTGATCGGCCCGACGGCTTCCAAAAAGGAAATCAGGGAGTTTCGGACCAAGCTGGAAGCGAGGCCGGAGAACTACATCGCGCAGCCGACCCTGTCGCTTTCGACATGCCCGATCTTCACCAAAAAGGGGCTCGCGCCGCGTCACGTCGATCTGCGGCCCTTCGTGCTGGTCAATCCCGATGGGATCGACATCACCCCAGGCGGCCTGACGCGGGTTGCGCTCAAGGAAGGCTCGCTGGTGGTGAATTCCAGCCAGGGCGGCGGAACCAAGGATACTTGGGTGCTCAAAGAATGA
- a CDS encoding alpha/beta fold hydrolase — MATRAPLRENLRLPFKAGELTRRLELAREDNPEVVDGPKRGHLLREALWMLEPVRRPVRQWRKPFALAQSANPKTVMVLPGFATHPVRMRYFAGTLERAGHTVKRWGLGFNWGPTEENFAQLERRLLDLRRRSGQKIHMVGWSLGGLFARELAKKHPSVVAQVITMGTPFSYSPRANNAWRIYQFVAGHRVDQPPVGGVIAEKPPVRTVALWSPNDGIIHPRAACGKPGERDLAIPLRCGHLGFAYSEESIAAVARELERD; from the coding sequence ATGGCAACGCGCGCTCCCCTTCGCGAAAACCTTCGCCTTCCTTTCAAGGCGGGTGAACTGACACGTCGTCTGGAACTGGCCCGCGAGGATAACCCCGAAGTTGTCGATGGGCCGAAACGGGGGCATCTGTTGCGCGAGGCGCTCTGGATGCTCGAGCCCGTGCGCAGGCCCGTGCGGCAGTGGCGCAAGCCATTCGCGCTCGCGCAATCGGCCAACCCCAAGACCGTCATGGTCCTGCCCGGCTTTGCCACTCATCCGGTGCGCATGCGCTATTTCGCCGGGACGCTCGAGAGAGCGGGCCATACGGTCAAGCGCTGGGGACTGGGGTTCAATTGGGGGCCGACGGAAGAGAATTTCGCGCAATTGGAGCGCAGGCTACTCGATCTCCGCCGTCGTTCCGGGCAGAAAATCCATATGGTCGGTTGGAGCCTCGGCGGCCTGTTCGCGCGCGAGCTGGCCAAGAAACACCCTTCGGTCGTGGCGCAGGTCATCACCATGGGGACGCCCTTTTCCTATTCGCCCCGCGCCAACAACGCGTGGCGGATTTACCAGTTCGTCGCCGGGCACCGGGTCGACCAGCCGCCGGTGGGCGGCGTGATCGCGGAAAAACCGCCTGTGCGCACCGTCGCCCTGTGGAGCCCGAACGACGGAATTATCCATCCGCGCGCCGCATGCGGCAAGCCGGGAGAGCGCGATCTGGCCATCCCGCTGCGCTGCGGCCATCTCGGTTTTGCCTATTCGGAAGAGTCGATTGCTGCCGTCGCTCGGGAACTGGAACGCGATTAG
- a CDS encoding DUF3617 domain-containing protein yields MFLTRALASAAALGGCAALLAGCGEEQPLTDEAVLSEARELERPRAGLYTTTTDLVEFSVPGLAPEQADRMRMQMSGLSDEAQPYCLTEAEAAKGYEDMLREIGEAANNMSCTFSRFDADPPRLDAELGCSGPMGVSAEIAMAGTTTAEGFDLTMDMEANNRMIPGGKMEMRMAIKSARIGECSGQDLADAEATAAE; encoded by the coding sequence ATGTTCCTGACCCGAGCACTGGCGTCCGCCGCGGCGCTCGGCGGTTGTGCGGCGCTCCTTGCCGGCTGCGGCGAGGAGCAGCCGCTGACCGACGAGGCCGTGCTGAGCGAAGCGCGAGAGCTGGAGCGGCCGCGCGCAGGGCTCTACACCACCACGACCGACCTGGTTGAATTCAGCGTTCCCGGTCTCGCGCCCGAACAGGCTGACCGGATGCGTATGCAGATGTCGGGCCTGTCGGACGAAGCGCAGCCCTATTGCCTGACCGAAGCGGAAGCGGCGAAGGGCTATGAAGACATGCTGCGCGAAATCGGCGAAGCGGCCAACAACATGAGCTGCACTTTCTCGCGTTTCGACGCCGACCCGCCACGCCTCGATGCGGAACTCGGATGCAGCGGTCCGATGGGGGTGTCCGCCGAAATCGCCATGGCGGGCACGACCACAGCCGAAGGTTTCGACCTGACGATGGACATGGAAGCCAACAATCGCATGATCCCGGGCGGAAAAATGGAAATGCGCATGGCGATCAAATCTGCACGGATCGGCGAATGTTCGGGCCAAGACCTCGCCGATGCGGAGGCGACCGCTGCCGAATAA
- a CDS encoding DUF3617 domain-containing protein → MRSIIVVGAALGLTLSACSDSSAPESVEDMADAAASMEKPEPGEYETTTELITFEVPGMGEQEAQMVRGMMEAGMTQATKYCLTEEEAEKGFEEAIREMQSGESKDDCTFERFDVSGNTIDSQMKCDDGAGNVGNIAMTGTVSPTTSDMTMEFDQTSEDIPGGSMKMKVNMKSRKIGECS, encoded by the coding sequence ATGCGTTCGATTATTGTGGTGGGTGCTGCACTCGGCCTGACACTTTCAGCATGCAGCGACAGCAGCGCGCCGGAGAGCGTCGAAGACATGGCCGATGCCGCCGCTTCGATGGAAAAGCCGGAACCGGGGGAATACGAAACCACTACCGAACTCATCACTTTCGAAGTGCCCGGCATGGGCGAGCAGGAAGCGCAGATGGTCCGCGGTATGATGGAAGCCGGCATGACCCAGGCCACCAAATACTGCCTGACCGAGGAGGAAGCCGAGAAGGGTTTCGAAGAGGCGATCCGCGAAATGCAGAGCGGCGAAAGCAAGGATGATTGCACCTTCGAGCGATTCGACGTGTCCGGCAATACGATCGACAGCCAGATGAAGTGCGACGACGGCGCGGGCAATGTCGGCAATATAGCGATGACCGGCACGGTTTCGCCGACCACCAGCGACATGACCATGGAGTTCGACCAGACTTCCGAGGACATTCCCGGCGGCTCGATGAAAATGAAGGTCAATATGAAGTCGCGGAAGATCGGGGAATGTTCCTGA
- the uvrB gene encoding excinuclease ABC subunit UvrB has protein sequence MAELVIRRGLDEPETGEEFTPHRPARPEKSMPGKRFELVSEYEPAGDQPTAIAELVESAREGEKTQTLLGVTGSGKTFTMAKVIETLQRPALVLAPNKILAAQLYGEFKSFFPHNAVEYFVSYYDYYQPEAYVPRSDTYIEKESSVNEAIDRMRHSATRALLERDDVIIVASVSCLYGIGSVETYSAMIFDIKKDETVDQRELIRKLVALQYKRNDAAFQRGTFRVRGDNLEIFPSHYEDRAWRVSFFGDDIEEINEFDPLTGEKGASLDSVRVYANSHYVTPGPTMKQASEAIKFELQERLKELHAEGRLLEAQRLEQRTNFDLEMIAATGSCAGIENYSRFLTGRLPGEPPPTLFEYLPENALLFVDESHQTVPQIGAMARGDHRRKLTLAEYGFRLPSCIDNRPLRFNEWDAMRPQTFCVSATPGNWEMEQTGGVFAEQVIRPTGLIDPPVEIRPVEDQVQDCINECNETAKKGYRTLVTTLTKRMAEDLTEFMHEAGVKVRYMHSDVETLERIELIRDLRLGVYDVLIGINLLREGLDIPECGLVCILDADKEGFLRSETSLVQTIGRAARNVDGKVILYADRITGSMERAMAETERRREKQRAYNEEHGITPQTIKRQIADIVAHTASQDGVTVDTGDDERNNLVGHNLRAYIEDLEKRMREAAADLEFEEAGRLRDEIRRLENDELGLSDSEKKAPLVGRSNEGKPGTRKMRYGKTQRKMR, from the coding sequence ATGGCAGAATTGGTGATCAGGCGCGGGTTGGATGAGCCCGAGACCGGGGAAGAATTCACCCCGCACCGCCCCGCAAGGCCCGAAAAGTCGATGCCGGGCAAGAGGTTCGAACTGGTGTCGGAATACGAACCTGCGGGTGACCAGCCGACTGCCATCGCCGAACTGGTCGAAAGCGCGCGCGAAGGCGAAAAGACTCAGACACTGCTCGGTGTGACCGGGAGCGGCAAGACCTTCACCATGGCCAAGGTGATCGAGACGCTCCAGCGCCCGGCGCTGGTGCTGGCCCCCAACAAGATCCTCGCCGCGCAACTTTACGGGGAGTTCAAGAGCTTCTTCCCCCACAACGCGGTCGAGTATTTCGTCAGCTACTACGACTATTACCAGCCGGAAGCCTACGTCCCGCGCTCGGACACCTATATCGAGAAAGAGTCGAGCGTGAACGAGGCGATCGACCGGATGCGCCACTCGGCCACTCGCGCGCTACTCGAGCGCGACGACGTGATTATCGTCGCTTCGGTATCCTGCCTCTACGGTATCGGATCGGTCGAGACCTATTCGGCGATGATCTTCGATATCAAGAAGGACGAGACGGTCGACCAGCGCGAGCTCATCCGCAAGCTCGTCGCTCTGCAATACAAGCGCAACGATGCAGCGTTCCAGCGCGGCACGTTCCGCGTGCGCGGGGACAATCTGGAGATTTTCCCGAGCCACTACGAAGACCGGGCCTGGAGGGTCAGCTTCTTCGGCGACGATATCGAAGAGATCAACGAATTCGATCCGTTGACCGGCGAAAAAGGCGCGAGCCTCGACAGCGTGCGGGTCTATGCCAATTCGCACTACGTTACGCCCGGTCCGACGATGAAACAGGCGAGCGAAGCGATCAAGTTCGAGCTGCAGGAGCGGCTCAAGGAACTGCACGCGGAAGGCCGCTTGCTGGAAGCCCAGCGGCTGGAGCAGCGCACCAATTTCGACCTCGAGATGATTGCGGCCACGGGAAGCTGTGCAGGGATCGAGAACTATTCGCGCTTCCTCACTGGCCGCCTGCCCGGCGAACCACCGCCCACGCTCTTCGAATATCTGCCCGAGAACGCGCTGCTGTTCGTCGACGAAAGCCATCAGACGGTGCCGCAGATCGGCGCAATGGCGCGCGGGGACCACCGGCGCAAGCTGACGCTGGCCGAATACGGCTTCCGCCTGCCCAGCTGTATCGACAACCGCCCGCTCCGCTTCAACGAATGGGACGCGATGCGCCCCCAGACCTTCTGTGTTTCGGCGACGCCCGGAAACTGGGAGATGGAGCAGACCGGCGGCGTGTTCGCCGAACAGGTCATTCGCCCCACCGGCCTGATCGATCCGCCCGTGGAAATCCGCCCGGTCGAGGACCAGGTGCAGGACTGCATCAACGAGTGCAACGAAACCGCGAAGAAAGGATATCGCACGCTCGTCACCACGCTGACCAAGCGGATGGCCGAAGACCTGACCGAGTTTATGCACGAGGCGGGGGTGAAGGTCCGCTACATGCATTCGGATGTCGAGACACTGGAGCGTATCGAGCTGATCCGCGACCTGCGGCTGGGCGTCTATGACGTCCTGATCGGCATCAACCTGCTGCGCGAAGGGCTCGACATCCCCGAATGCGGGCTGGTGTGCATCCTCGACGCCGACAAGGAAGGTTTCCTGCGCTCCGAAACTTCGCTGGTGCAGACCATCGGCCGGGCCGCGCGGAATGTCGATGGCAAGGTTATCCTCTATGCCGACCGCATCACCGGCAGCATGGAACGCGCCATGGCGGAGACCGAACGCCGCCGCGAGAAGCAGCGCGCCTATAACGAGGAACACGGCATCACGCCGCAAACGATCAAGCGCCAGATCGCCGATATCGTCGCGCACACGGCCTCGCAGGACGGCGTGACTGTCGACACCGGCGATGACGAGCGCAACAACCTCGTCGGCCACAACCTGCGCGCTTACATCGAAGACCTCGAGAAGCGCATGCGCGAAGCCGCCGCCGATCTCGAGTTCGAGGAAGCCGGCCGCCTGCGCGATGAAATCCGGCGGCTCGAAAACGATGAGCTCGGCTTGTCCGACAGCGAGAAGAAAGCGCCGCTGGTCGGGCGCAGCAACGAAGGCAAACCCGGCACGCGCAAGATGCGATACGGGAAGACGCAGCGGAAGATGCGGTGA
- a CDS encoding IS3-like element ISEli1 family transposase (programmed frameshift): protein MKRTRFSEEQIIGVLKEAEAGAKTADLARRHGVSEATIYNWKSKYGGLEVSDARRLKELESENAKLKRLLADTMLDKAALKDLLGKKVLTPAAQREAVAHLQACHGMSERRACRVIDADRKSVRYRSTRGDDADLREKLRELANQRRRFGYRRLHILLRREGIMINRKKTQRLYKEEGLAVRRRRSRRRAVGTRAPAPVLALPNQRWSLDFVHDQMASGRRFRVLNVVDDVTRECLAAVPDTSISGRRVVRELTELIAQRGKPGMIVSDNGTELTSNAVLAWCGEIGVEWHYIAPGRPMQNGYVESFNGRMRDELLNETLFMSMAHARVEIAAWVDDYNRERPHSSLGYATPAAFAAELDKQWPASLRPTGSTTQPIASIALMRKTTARL from the exons ATGAAGAGAACGAGGTTTTCAGAAGAGCAGATCATCGGCGTGCTCAAGGAGGCGGAGGCGGGAGCGAAGACCGCCGACCTGGCCCGGCGACACGGGGTTTCGGAAGCGACGATCTACAACTGGAAGTCGAAGTATGGTGGGCTGGAGGTGTCTGATGCCCGGCGGCTCAAGGAGCTCGAGAGCGAGAACGCCAAGCTCAAGCGCCTGCTGGCCGACACGATGCTGGACAAAGCGGCGTTGAAGGATCTTCTGG GCAAAAAAGTTCTGACGCCCGCCGCGCAGCGGGAAGCTGTCGCTCATCTTCAGGCATGCCACGGGATGAGCGAGCGGCGGGCGTGCCGTGTCATCGATGCCGATCGCAAGAGCGTGCGTTACCGTTCCACCCGGGGCGATGACGCCGATCTGCGTGAGAAGCTGCGCGAGCTGGCCAACCAGCGACGGCGGTTCGGCTATCGCCGTCTGCACATCCTGCTGCGCCGGGAGGGGATCATGATCAACCGGAAGAAGACCCAGAGGCTCTACAAGGAGGAAGGCTTGGCGGTGAGGCGTCGACGCAGTCGCAGGCGCGCAGTCGGCACGAGGGCACCTGCTCCGGTGCTCGCCTTACCGAACCAGCGCTGGAGCCTGGACTTCGTGCACGACCAGATGGCGTCGGGCAGGAGGTTCCGGGTGCTCAACGTGGTCGATGACGTGACAAGGGAGTGTCTGGCAGCGGTGCCGGACACGTCGATCTCTGGTCGCCGTGTCGTTCGAGAGCTGACCGAGCTGATCGCCCAGCGTGGCAAGCCCGGCATGATCGTCAGCGACAACGGAACCGAGCTCACCAGCAACGCCGTGCTGGCATGGTGCGGCGAGATCGGCGTCGAGTGGCATTATATCGCGCCCGGAAGGCCGATGCAGAATGGCTATGTCGAGAGCTTCAACGGTCGCATGCGGGACGAACTGCTCAACGAGACGCTGTTCATGAGCATGGCCCATGCCCGTGTCGAGATCGCCGCCTGGGTGGATGATTACAACCGGGAGCGACCGCACTCATCGCTTGGCTACGCAACACCGGCGGCGTTCGCCGCCGAACTGGATAAGCAATGGCCTGCTTCGCTACGCCCTACGGGCTCCACTACGCAGCCCATTGCTTCAATCGCGCTTATGCGCAAAACAACCGCCCGGCTCTAA
- a CDS encoding type II toxin-antitoxin system HicA family toxin: MTRIEKLYAKLLDNPRASISFRDFEKLLKAFGFEHDRTKGSHKIWVHPDVPRPLPVQPSGKDAKPYQIREFLELVEEHGLYIGP; the protein is encoded by the coding sequence ATGACCCGCATCGAAAAGCTCTACGCGAAACTGCTCGATAATCCGCGCGCCAGCATCAGCTTTCGCGATTTCGAAAAGCTGCTCAAGGCATTCGGTTTCGAGCATGACCGGACGAAGGGCAGTCACAAAATCTGGGTCCATCCAGACGTGCCGCGCCCGCTCCCAGTCCAACCTTCGGGCAAAGATGCGAAACCCTACCAAATTCGCGAATTTCTTGAACTGGTGGAGGAACACGGCCTATATATCGGACCGTGA
- a CDS encoding type II toxin-antitoxin system HicB family antitoxin codes for MNEPHYHINLFWSGEDQCWIADVPDLKPCSAHGDTRSEAIANINDAIQGWLETASERGMPIPEPRYRPAIYA; via the coding sequence GTGAACGAGCCTCACTATCATATCAATCTGTTCTGGTCCGGAGAGGACCAGTGCTGGATCGCCGATGTTCCGGACCTGAAACCATGCTCTGCGCATGGTGACACGCGCAGCGAAGCGATTGCCAACATCAACGATGCGATCCAAGGTTGGCTTGAGACAGCATCCGAACGCGGAATGCCGATCCCCGAGCCGCGCTATCGCCCCGCGATCTACGCCTGA